The region GTTCGATACCTTCCAAACCCTTTTTATTTTCCTGAAATGTATCAATTAACTGGATTAGACGAAAAAGTAATTACTTTTTTAGAACAATTCCCAGAAACGTCTGAAACAATCAACAAATTAGTTGATTTTGCTAAATTTATTCAAGATAAATACTCAGAAAGTGGACGTTTTGAAGCTTATTTTTGTATAGGATGTACAGGAGGACAACACAGGTCTGTTTATGTTGCTCAAAAGTTATACGACCTATTAAAAGCTGATGGTAGAGAAGTATCAATTACACATAGAGATTTAGAAAAAAAATAAATAATCTATAATATAAAAATCATCTTTGCTGGTGAGAAGTATGAAAAACATTGTTACAATTGGTGGAGGAACGGGGCTTAGTCAAATTTTAAGAGGTTTAAAATGGTATAAAGATATCGATGTAACTTCTATAGTAACTGTAACTGATGATGGAGGTAGTTCTGGTGCAATTAGAAACGACTTTGAAATACCTCCACCTGGTGATATTAGAAATAATATTTTGGCATTGGCAGAAAAAGAATCTTTGTTGACTAAATTACTTGATTATAGATTTAATGAAGGATTCTTAAAAAATCATAATCTTGGTAACATAATTTTGTTAGCATTAACTCGAATGAATAATAACAATTTTCCTCTTGCTATAAAAACTTTGTCAGAAGCACTAAAAATTAAAGGAAGAGTGTACCCTTCTTCTTTAGATTTGATAAGGTTAGCCGCAGAATTTGAAGATGGAGAAATTTCATTTGGAGAAACTTGCATAGTGTCCAAAAATAAAAGAATAAAACGAATATGGCTTGATGGAAATGCTGAAGCATTTGAAGAAAGTGTCTTAGCTATAAAAAACGCTGATTTGATAGTTTTGGGTCCGGGAAGTCTATATACTAGTATCATTCCAAATATATTGGTTGATGGTATTAGAAATGCCATCAATACAAATCATAATAAAAAGGTTTACGTAGCAAATATTATGACTCAACCAGGAGAAACTACTGGTTACACCTTAAAGGATCATGTTAATGAAATAGAAAATTATCTTGGGCAAAGATTGGATTATATAATTGCGAATAGTTCTAATTTACCCATACAAGTTATAGATAGATACAAGGAAATGGGTGCAACCCAAGTTTTAATAGATATTGATGGTGATCAAAGGCTGATCAAATCTGATTTGGTATATATAATAAATCAAGAAAGACCTATTGTTAGGCACGATCCAAAAAAAATTTCTGAGTTGATTGTAAAATGTATAAATTGAGTTCATTTTCCGAAAAAGTTAAACTTTCTTTAGTTAACTCCAAAATTCTATTTCCAGAAGCGGAGTTTTTTGGTTTTTTTGTAGGTAGAGGAGAAAGTTTCGAATATCATAACGAAAAGTTAATAAAGATAAAAGCTACGTCAATGAATAGTTTAAAAAGATTGTATAAAATTACAAAGATTTTTTATCCTGAAAAAATTGAATACAAATCCTATAACGATAAAAGATTAGACTTAGGAAGCACAGGAATAGTTTATCTAAACAAAGAACTTATAGAAAAAAGCTTAAAAGATTTTTGTTTCTCATTTGAAAAAGATAAATTTCCACCCTTTTTGAAAAAAGATCCTCTTATTTTTGGTTCTTTTTTGAAGGGGTTGTTTCTTTCTTGTGGTTCAATTTCCGTAAAAAACTCATACCATATGGAATTCAACTTACAAAAAATCAATAAAAGCTTTCTTAACGATATAGCTAAAACTTTTAGAGACCTTGTTGGGGTAAAAGCTAATCTTTTGATTAAAGATGAAAAGGCAAAAATATATATCAAAGCAAGAGAAGATATTTTAAATATATTGGAATTACTAGGAGCTAAAGAGGCAGTTTCTGAATTATACAAGCTAATAGGTGTAAGAAACATAAGAGGCAACGTTACTAGAACCGTAAACTTAATCTCAGCTAATGCAGAAAAAACTGTAAAAAGTTCCTTGAAACAGATCAACGATATACTGACAATAGATAAAACAATCGGTCTTGAGAGTTTACCCGACGATCTTAAACAAGTAGCATTTTATCGTTTAAATAACCGTGAAGCTAGCTTAAGTACGATTGCTGAAGCACTTGGAATTAAAAAATCCACACTATATCATAAGTTCAATAAAATTTCTAAGATTGCTAATTCTTTAGATAGCGCTGGGGAAAATGATTGATTTTATAAAAAGACTCGAATAAGGCGGTGCGATTGTGAGATGCCCCTTTTGTGGTTTTGAAGAGACAAAGGTTCTTGATTCAAGACCAGTTGGAAAAGGTTCTTCTATAAGAAGAAGAAGAGAATGCCTTCGATGCGAAGGCAGATTTACTACATATGAAAGATATGAACAAAATAACATAAGAATAATCAAAAAAGACGGCAGACGCGAATTATATAACAGACAAAAACTAATGCTAGGTATTGTAAAAGCTTGTGAAAAAACTCCTGTAACAACTGAGCAAATAGAAGAAATCGTTGACAATATTGAAGAACAACTAAGAAAAAGTGGTAAGTCTGAAATTTCTTCGTCTGAAATAGGAGATAAAGTTATGGAACAACTAAAACAAATTGATCAAGTAGCATATGTTAGATTTGCTTCTGTTTATAGAGAATTTCGCGATCTTGATGGATTTTTAAACGCTATTAAAGAATTAAAGGATAACTGAGGGAGGAAATCAAAAGTGGCCGAAGAAGTGTACAAACTTACCCGCGAAGGGTATGAGAAACTCAAGAAAGAAAGAGATGAGTTAAAAAAGAAGCTAATGGGAGAAATTGCTGAAAGAATAAAAGAAGCAAGAGAACTTGGAGATTTGTCAGAAAATAGTGAATATGAAGAAGCTAAAAATGAACAAGGAAAAATAGACTCAAGAATAAAAGAGATAGAGTATATTCTAGATCATGCTGAAGTAATTGAAAACAATGGAAATTCAGATAATTCAAAAGTTGATTTAGGAAAACGTGTCAAAATCAAAGATTATCGTTTAAATCAAGATCAAGAATTTATCTTAGTTACTGCTCAAGAAGCTAACCTTTCAGAAAAGAAAATTAGTGTCGATTCACCTATAGGAAGAGCAATTTTAGGTCGTAAAAAAGGAGACATCATAAAAATTAAAACCGCGAAAGGTGACTATAAAAAGATTGAAATAAAAGACATTTTTTAATATGAAGAACTCAAGCAATATAGGAGGCAAATAATGGACTTAAGAAAACAAAGATTAAACCAAATAACAGAACTAAGAGAAAAGGGGTTTGAACCATATAAATATAAATTTACCAAAGATTACAATTCTCAACAGATAAAAGAATTATTTGAAAGTAGGATTAAACCCGAACAACTTTTAGAAAATGAAATCTTTAATTATGCCGGGAGAATAATGACTATAAGAAAACATGGTAAATCTGCTTTTGCTGATCTAAAAGATGACTTTGGGCGAATACAGGCATACATTAGATTAGATCAAGTTGGTGAAAAAAGTTACGATTTTTTCAAAAAATATATTGATACCGGTGATTGGATAGGCATTAAATGTTACCCTTTCAAAACAAAGACTGGAGAATTAACACTATTAGCATTAGAATTAGAACTATTATCAAAAGCTGTAAGACCTCTTCCTGAAAAATGGCATGGCTTAAAGGACAAAGAAATTAGATACAGACAACGATATGTTGATATGATTGCTAATGACGATGTAATAGATACATTCAGAACCCGATTCTTAATTATAAAGTACATAAGAGATTTTTTAAATGAAAGAGGATTCTTAGAAGTAGAAACACCCGTCCTTCAGACAGTAATGGGTGGAGCTAATGCAAGACCATTCATCACACATTTAAATGTTTATGACATAGATATGTATTTAAGAATAGCTACTGAACTACACTTGAAACGAATGGTTGTTGGAGGAATGGAAAAAATTTATGAAATTGGTAAAATTTTCAGAAATGAGGGAGTTTCCAACAAACATAATCCAGAGTTTACTACTATAGAACTTTATCAAGCTTATGCAGATTATAACGATATAATGAATCTAACAGAGGAATTACTATGTCATGTTACAAATAAAATCCATGGAACATCAAAGATAATCTATCAAGGACAAGAGTTAGACTTTAAACCTCCGTTCAAAAGAGTTAAAATGTGTGATTTTATCAAAGATAATCTTGGCATCGATATACTTGAATCCACTGATGAAGAGCTAAAAAACTTTTTGAAAGAAAAAGGCCAAGCTGTAGAAATAGAAGATAGATACCACTATATTGATAAAATATGGGATTTAGTCGAAGACAAATTGATACAACCAACATTTGTAATAGATTATCCTATAGAAATCTCACCCTTAGCGAAAAGGAAAAGAGATGATCCTAGACTCACGGAAAGATTTGAGCTAATAATAAATGGTAAAGAGATAGCAAATGCCTTCTCAGAACTTAATGATCCTCAAGATCAATTTGAAAGATTTAAAAATCAGATGAAACTAAAAGAATTGGGTGATGAAGAAGCTCAAATGATGGATCTTGATTTTATAAGAGCTTTAGAATATGGACTTCCCCCTACTGGTGGATTAGGAATAGGTATTGATAGATTTTGCATGCTTTTAACAGATACACCAACAATAAGAGACATTATTCCATTTCCAATTGTAAAGCCAATGTCGTTTGAAGACGAAGAAGCCATGTTAGAAGAAGACATCAATGAAGAACAATAAGTGTTTGTAGGCAGTATATTATTGTTAACAATTCTCTATAATCTTTATATTCTCAAAAGTTTTTAAAGGCAATAGTTAAGGGAGGAATTAATCGTGGCAAGAAAATGTGAAATATGTGGAAAAGAGCCTAAATCAGGAAATACCGTTGCTAAATCAAAAGTTATTACAAAAAGAACATGGGCACCAAATTTGCAAAAGATAAGAATTATCACTTCAGATGGTTCTGTCAAAAGAAAATACGTATGTACAAGATGCTTAAAATCAGGAAAAGTGCAAAAAGCTGTATAAAATTCAAAACATCGGCCATAATTGGCCGATGTTTTTATATGCATAAATATTGATATAGAAAATAGTGGCGTGCCTGGCCGGATTTGAACCGGCAACCTCCGGATCCGCAGTCCAACGCTCTATCCAATTGAGCTACAGGCACATACAATAAACAATGGCGGAGAGGGAGGGATTCGAACCCTCGGTAGAGTTACCTCTACACTTGCTTAGCAGGCAAGCACCTTCGGCCACTCGGTCACCTCTCCGTAGTTGGATTATTCTATTATCTTGATTAATTATAACATTAATAATATACTCTGTCAAGATTACGTGCTTTTATCTTTGCTTTTCTTCATCTCATACATCTTATTATCTGCTGCTTTTATAAGATCTTCTATATCTAAGTCTTTTTCAAAATCATTGTATTCACATATACCATAGCTTAAATCTATCCTCATATCTTCATCAATTTTTATATTATTAAGAGCTTCTTTGATCCTATTTACGATCTTTTCGGCATCTTGCTTTCTTGCACTTGGTAACCCTAATACGAACTCATCTCCACCAACCCTTATTAAAATATCACTATCTCTAATAGAATTTCTAATTATATCGGCAATTTTTCTCAAAACAAAATCCCCTGCATCATGACCAAAATTATCATTAATCGTTTTTAAATTATCAACATCTATAAAAATTACACTCAAGGGTTCTTTTTTTAATTTAGCAATTTCTAATGATTTTTCTAAAGCTAAAAACCCTGCTCTTCTATTATATGCATCAGTTAAATCATCTATAGTCGCATATTTTCTAAGGAGTTCTTCAAACTTTTTCCTTTGAGTTATATCGGTTATTATTAGAATTATCTCTTCTGCCTCTCCATCATATGATAACCCAGTAACGAAGGCATAGACATATTCATTGTTTTTATTTATTAGTTTACATTCAAAAGAAACTGTTCCTTCCTTTTTATTCTTTAATTCATTTATCTTTTCTTCAAATAAAGACATATGATCTTTATCAACAATATTTTTAATAGAATCAATATTTTCTGGCATATTTAAAGAAGTATAAAAAAATGTATTAGCTAATTTGAATTTATAATTACTATCAATAACGACTAGACCTTGATCCATGTTATCTATAATTTTCTGCAAATAATTTTTGCCTTCTGCGATCTCTTTAAACTTTTCTTCACATTCTTTTACTAAAGTATATATACCTATCATAAAGTTGGGAAGCCCTAATCTATCTCTTTCAATAACAACCCCTCTAGAAAAGAAATATTTATAATCTTCTTTTACATCTTTTATCCTATAAAACGATGAGAATGTCTCTGATCTTTCAAAAAAATGTTCTTTAATATTATAAATTATTTTTTCTTGGTCTTCTTCATGAATATGTTCCATAATCTTTTCAAAACTTCCTTTAAATGGATCTACTTGATATCCTAATAGAATTTTATACATCTCGTCATAAACTATCTTACCTGTTAAAATATCCCATTGCCAAATACCAATCCCCGATTTTTGAATTGCTTTTTCAGCAATTGTTCGATCTCTTTTTAAATTTTCTATCTCTTTTTGATATTGAACATACTCGCTCAAATCCCTACCTATCAAAATAAAATAAAGAATTTCATTTTGAAAAAAATTTTTTAACTTAAATTCAAAAGGAATTTTATCTCCATTTTTCGCCAAAAACTGATCTTTAAAAATCCAAAGCTTATTTATATTTTTTTTGTTAAAAAAGTATTCTAATAAGTTCTTGGTTTTATCTTGGAAAAACTCAAAAACAAATTTTTTGTCTAATTCCTCCTTTGAGTACCCATAACTTGTCACTATATTATTAACAAACACTATCTTTCCTTCGTTATTAATAATAAATATCAACTCATTTAATTCATCTAAAAGTAAAATTGAACTTTTATCAAACCCTCTAATCTCATCTTTATAAAAGCAATTGTTATTTTTTTCTAGTTCAGATAAAAGAAAATCCCTTTCGCCCTTTGAAAGCCTAGTATCTTCATCCATAAATAACTATCTCCCCCATTTCAAAAATAAGTCATTACTCGACATTGATTATTGAAAATTCAATCTTTTCTTCATTAAAAAAATCTGATACTTTTTTAACCACTACTTCCCTACTTTCTTTTACATCCTTTATACCTCTAAATATAATTTTCAATTCATCTCCACCAAAATAAATTACATCTTCTCTTCTAATTTGCTCACAAAACTTATCTAAAATACTTTTATCTACTTTCTTTTTTAATTTTAGTTCTATCATTACATAATCCTTATCTCTTTTAAGTCTTTCTAAATCCAAAATAATATTAAATAGATCAAGGGAAAGAACATTTCCATTTCTTTCTATATTTGGGGTTTCTAA is a window of Defluviitoga tunisiensis DNA encoding:
- the nrdR gene encoding transcriptional regulator NrdR, yielding MRCPFCGFEETKVLDSRPVGKGSSIRRRRECLRCEGRFTTYERYEQNNIRIIKKDGRRELYNRQKLMLGIVKACEKTPVTTEQIEEIVDNIEEQLRKSGKSEISSSEIGDKVMEQLKQIDQVAYVRFASVYREFRDLDGFLNAIKELKDN
- the greA gene encoding transcription elongation factor GreA, which encodes MAEEVYKLTREGYEKLKKERDELKKKLMGEIAERIKEARELGDLSENSEYEEAKNEQGKIDSRIKEIEYILDHAEVIENNGNSDNSKVDLGKRVKIKDYRLNQDQEFILVTAQEANLSEKKISVDSPIGRAILGRKKGDIIKIKTAKGDYKKIEIKDIF
- a CDS encoding gluconeogenesis factor YvcK family protein, which gives rise to MKNIVTIGGGTGLSQILRGLKWYKDIDVTSIVTVTDDGGSSGAIRNDFEIPPPGDIRNNILALAEKESLLTKLLDYRFNEGFLKNHNLGNIILLALTRMNNNNFPLAIKTLSEALKIKGRVYPSSLDLIRLAAEFEDGEISFGETCIVSKNKRIKRIWLDGNAEAFEESVLAIKNADLIVLGPGSLYTSIIPNILVDGIRNAINTNHNKKVYVANIMTQPGETTGYTLKDHVNEIENYLGQRLDYIIANSSNLPIQVIDRYKEMGATQVLIDIDGDQRLIKSDLVYIINQERPIVRHDPKKISELIVKCIN
- the rpmB gene encoding 50S ribosomal protein L28, whose translation is MARKCEICGKEPKSGNTVAKSKVITKRTWAPNLQKIRIITSDGSVKRKYVCTRCLKSGKVQKAV
- the lysS gene encoding lysine--tRNA ligase, whose product is MDLRKQRLNQITELREKGFEPYKYKFTKDYNSQQIKELFESRIKPEQLLENEIFNYAGRIMTIRKHGKSAFADLKDDFGRIQAYIRLDQVGEKSYDFFKKYIDTGDWIGIKCYPFKTKTGELTLLALELELLSKAVRPLPEKWHGLKDKEIRYRQRYVDMIANDDVIDTFRTRFLIIKYIRDFLNERGFLEVETPVLQTVMGGANARPFITHLNVYDIDMYLRIATELHLKRMVVGGMEKIYEIGKIFRNEGVSNKHNPEFTTIELYQAYADYNDIMNLTEELLCHVTNKIHGTSKIIYQGQELDFKPPFKRVKMCDFIKDNLGIDILESTDEELKNFLKEKGQAVEIEDRYHYIDKIWDLVEDKLIQPTFVIDYPIEISPLAKRKRDDPRLTERFELIINGKEIANAFSELNDPQDQFERFKNQMKLKELGDEEAQMMDLDFIRALEYGLPPTGGLGIGIDRFCMLLTDTPTIRDIIPFPIVKPMSFEDEEAMLEEDINEEQ
- the whiA gene encoding DNA-binding protein WhiA, which produces MYKLSSFSEKVKLSLVNSKILFPEAEFFGFFVGRGESFEYHNEKLIKIKATSMNSLKRLYKITKIFYPEKIEYKSYNDKRLDLGSTGIVYLNKELIEKSLKDFCFSFEKDKFPPFLKKDPLIFGSFLKGLFLSCGSISVKNSYHMEFNLQKINKSFLNDIAKTFRDLVGVKANLLIKDEKAKIYIKAREDILNILELLGAKEAVSELYKLIGVRNIRGNVTRTVNLISANAEKTVKSSLKQINDILTIDKTIGLESLPDDLKQVAFYRLNNREASLSTIAEALGIKKSTLYHKFNKISKIANSLDSAGEND
- a CDS encoding diguanylate cyclase, whose product is MDEDTRLSKGERDFLLSELEKNNNCFYKDEIRGFDKSSILLLDELNELIFIINNEGKIVFVNNIVTSYGYSKEELDKKFVFEFFQDKTKNLLEYFFNKKNINKLWIFKDQFLAKNGDKIPFEFKLKNFFQNEILYFILIGRDLSEYVQYQKEIENLKRDRTIAEKAIQKSGIGIWQWDILTGKIVYDEMYKILLGYQVDPFKGSFEKIMEHIHEEDQEKIIYNIKEHFFERSETFSSFYRIKDVKEDYKYFFSRGVVIERDRLGLPNFMIGIYTLVKECEEKFKEIAEGKNYLQKIIDNMDQGLVVIDSNYKFKLANTFFYTSLNMPENIDSIKNIVDKDHMSLFEEKINELKNKKEGTVSFECKLINKNNEYVYAFVTGLSYDGEAEEIILIITDITQRKKFEELLRKYATIDDLTDAYNRRAGFLALEKSLEIAKLKKEPLSVIFIDVDNLKTINDNFGHDAGDFVLRKIADIIRNSIRDSDILIRVGGDEFVLGLPSARKQDAEKIVNRIKEALNNIKIDEDMRIDLSYGICEYNDFEKDLDIEDLIKAADNKMYEMKKSKDKST